In a single window of the Acidimicrobiales bacterium genome:
- the yvcK gene encoding uridine diphosphate-N-acetylglucosamine-binding protein YvcK, with the protein MSAVRVVALGGGHGLAATLQAVRRYASDITAIVSVADDGGSSGRLREALGISAPGDIRRCLVALSEPESVWAKAFEHRFEAGELQGHAVGNLVIAGLAAATGDFTSALAEAGRAIGAVGRVLPATTAPVVLKAEAAGGEVQGQVNVAQSGRISRVGLVPPDPRPPDEALEAIAEADQVVLGPGSLFTSILAAVVVPGIRDALQATPARKVYVCNLRPQVPETAGYDVAAHVEALTAHGVEVDVVVCDPTELAVGAMRTPCIERLLARRDGPGHDPAALAAALSELAGLPTDLVG; encoded by the coding sequence GTGAGCGCCGTGCGCGTCGTGGCCCTGGGAGGCGGGCACGGGCTGGCGGCCACCCTCCAAGCCGTGCGCCGCTACGCCTCCGACATCACGGCCATCGTGTCGGTGGCCGACGACGGCGGCTCGTCGGGTCGCTTGCGCGAGGCCCTGGGCATCTCCGCCCCTGGCGACATCCGCCGCTGCCTGGTCGCCCTGAGCGAACCGGAGTCGGTGTGGGCCAAGGCCTTCGAGCACCGCTTCGAGGCGGGCGAGCTGCAGGGCCACGCCGTGGGCAACCTGGTGATCGCAGGACTGGCGGCGGCGACCGGCGACTTCACCTCGGCGTTGGCCGAGGCGGGCCGGGCCATCGGCGCCGTGGGCCGGGTGCTGCCCGCCACCACCGCCCCCGTCGTGCTCAAGGCCGAAGCGGCGGGCGGCGAGGTGCAGGGGCAGGTGAACGTGGCGCAGTCGGGCCGCATCTCCCGCGTCGGCTTGGTCCCTCCCGACCCCCGCCCGCCCGACGAGGCGCTCGAGGCCATCGCCGAGGCCGACCAGGTGGTGCTCGGCCCCGGTTCGTTGTTCACCAGCATCCTGGCCGCCGTCGTTGTGCCCGGCATCCGCGACGCCCTGCAGGCGACCCCAGCCCGCAAGGTCTACGTCTGCAACCTGCGGCCCCAGGTTCCCGAGACGGCGGGCTACGACGTGGCCGCCCACGTGGAGGCGCTGACGGCGCACGGGGTGGAGGTCGACGTGGTCGTCTGCGACCCCACCGAACTGGCCGTCGGGGCCATGCGCACACCGTGCATCGAGCGGCTGCTGGCCCGCCGCGACGGCCCCGGGCACGACCCGGCGGCCCTGGCCGCCGCACTGTCGGAACTGGCAGGGCTGCCGACCGATCTGGTCGGATAG
- the rapZ gene encoding RNase adapter RapZ — MSEYVVITGMSGAGRSTAADTLEDAGWFVIDNLPPSLIGKVAELVGRPDSETERVALVSGRGGGEYVAELSEAVGHLRESGAIVRVLFLDAADDVLVRRFENTRRRHPLATEGVFAGITKEREVLEAIKTQADIVVDTSDLNVHQLRDRLLDLFERDERGLGMQTSVVSFGYKHGLPLDVDLVFDCRFLPNPHWVDELRPLTGLDEPVRDYVLGQPETDDFLERLDHLLELLLPAYRKEGKAYLSIAVGCTGGRHRSVVLAEELAKRVEAHGFKPSVSHRDVNR; from the coding sequence ATGAGCGAATACGTCGTCATCACCGGCATGTCGGGCGCGGGGCGTTCGACGGCAGCCGACACCCTGGAGGACGCGGGCTGGTTCGTCATCGACAACCTGCCGCCGTCGCTCATCGGCAAGGTGGCCGAGCTCGTGGGGCGGCCCGACTCCGAGACCGAGCGGGTGGCGCTGGTCAGCGGGCGGGGCGGCGGCGAGTACGTGGCCGAGCTGTCGGAAGCCGTCGGCCACCTGCGCGAGTCGGGGGCCATCGTGCGGGTGCTGTTCCTCGACGCCGCCGACGACGTGCTGGTGCGGCGCTTCGAGAACACCAGGCGCCGCCACCCGCTGGCCACCGAGGGCGTGTTCGCAGGCATCACCAAAGAGCGCGAAGTGCTGGAGGCCATCAAGACCCAGGCCGACATCGTGGTCGACACCAGCGACCTCAACGTCCACCAACTGCGTGACCGGTTGCTCGACCTGTTCGAGCGCGACGAGCGCGGCCTCGGCATGCAGACCTCGGTGGTGTCGTTCGGCTACAAGCACGGCCTGCCCCTCGACGTGGACCTCGTGTTCGACTGCCGCTTCCTGCCCAACCCGCACTGGGTCGACGAGCTGCGCCCGTTGACCGGCCTCGACGAGCCGGTGCGCGACTACGTGCTCGGCCAACCCGAGACCGACGACTTCCTCGAACGGCTCGACCACCTGCTGGAGCTCCTGCTGCCCGCCTACCGCAAGGAGGGCAAGGCCTACCTGTCGATAGCCGTGGGCTGCACGGGGGGCCGCCATCGCAGCGTGGTGCTGGCCGAGGAACTGGCCAAGCGGGTGGAAGCCCACGGGTTCAAGCCCTCTGTCTCGCACCGGGACGTGAACCGGTGA